The following coding sequences are from one Humulus lupulus chromosome X, drHumLupu1.1, whole genome shotgun sequence window:
- the LOC133804572 gene encoding probable protein phosphatase 2C 72 yields the protein MGICISKVSSEIHNADSIHGHENAVIFFDNRAQNFTHQSLLNLKASVYSREGSKCLNQDSAIIYQCFGAGEGDGVFAGVFDGHGPNGHVVSEFVRNRLPLILLDRKEAFDKLGLDLNDDVYESFREKTFDTELVPVDLDGDSQKWKDVITSSFKVMDKEIKLQHQLDFSCSGTTAVVTIRQGEDLIIANLGDSRAVLGTSTDKNGIKAVQLTTDLKPSIPSEADRIRSCNGRVLALKNEPHIQRVWLPHEDAPGLAMSRSFGDFLLKDHGIIAVPDVTYHRLTPKDQFMVLATDGVWDVLSNDEVASIAWEAKSEEGAARAVVEAAMGAWKRKFPHAKMDDCTAICLFFGK from the exons ATGGGAATCTGCATCTCCAAAGTATCCTCAGAGATCCACAACGCCGATTCCATTCACGGCCATGAAAACGCAGTCATCTTCTTCGATAATCGAGCTCAGAATTTCACTCATCAGAGTCTCCTCAACCTCAAAGCCTCTGTTTACTCCAGAGAAGGAAGCAAGTGTCTCAACCAGGACTCCGCCATTATCTACCAG TGTTTTGGAGCGGGAGAAGGAGACGGAGTTTTCGCTGGAGTTTTCGATGGTCATGGACCGAACGGTCATGTAGTGAGTGAGTTCGTCAGAAATCGCCTTCCTCTGATTTTGTTGGATCGAAAAGAGGCTTTTgataagcttggattggatttgaACGATGATGTTTACGAAAGTTTTAGAGAGAAAACCTTCGATACTGAGCTGGTGCCGGTCGATTTGGATGGAGATTCTCAGAAATGGAAGGATGTTATTACCAGCTCCTTTAAAGTCATGGACAAGGAGATTAAGCTTCAACATCAATTGGATTTCTCTTGTAGTGGAACCACCGCCGTTGTCACCATTAGACAG GGGGAAGATCTCATCATAGCGAATTTGGGGGATTCAAGGGCTGTTTTGGGAACAAGTACAGATAAGAATGGAATTAAGGCTGTTCAATTAACCACTGATCTAAAGCCTAGCATACCGA GTGAGGCAGATCGAATAAGGAGTTGTAATGGACGAGTTCTTGCGCTGAAGAACGAACCTCACATCCAACGAGTATGGTTGCCGCACGAGGACGCCCCTGGCCTAGCCATGTCTCGTTCTTTCGGAGACTTTCTTCTCAAAGACCACGGCATCATCGCTGTCCCTGATGTCACCTACCATCGCCTCACTCCCAAAGACCAATTCATGGTTCTCGCCACTGATGGG GTTTGGGATGTGTTGAGCAACGACGAAGTTGCCTCGATTGCTTGGGAAGCGAAGAGCGAGGAGGGAGCGGCGAGAGCGGTGGTTGAGGCGGCCATGGGAGCGTGGAAAAGGAAGTTCCCTCATGCCAAAATGGACGACTGCACTGCGATTTGCCTCTTCTTTGGGAAGTAA
- the LOC133804571 gene encoding probable protein phosphatase 2C 72, with product MGLCLSKLSSELPHSDSLNGGHESRAVFSDQRNSTNTHTRPHALFSLYSRRGTRPLNQDSAVLCQGFGMTEATVCAVFDGHGPNGHVVSELVRNRLPLILLNQRVVVNESSAVKMENIEFKLVPPNFDMDPKIWNEVITSSFEVMDAELEIPHKFDFSCSGTTAVVAIAQGEDLIVANLGDSRAILGTITENNSGIESVQLTTEHKPSVTREAERIRSCNGRVLGLKKEPESKRVWLPNEYIPGLAMSRALGDFVLKGHGVISVPDVSYRRLTPSDQFIVLATDGVWDMLSNDEVAKVAWEAKNEEAAAKAVVKAARAAWKRRSRAPKIDDCTVVCLFFHKKRFNSVL from the exons ATGGGACTGTGCCTATCCAAACTCTCGTCGGAGCTCCCCCACTCCGACTCCCTCAACGGAGGCCATGAAAGCCGAGCCGTCTTCTCCGACCAACGCAACTCCACCAATACTCACACTCGGCCCCACGCTCTCTTCTCTCTCTACTCCCGCAGAGGAACCAGACCTCTCAACCAAGACTCCGCAGTTCTCTGTCAG GGTTTCGGAATGACTGAAGCAACCGTCTGTGCTGTTTTCGACGGCCATGGACCCAACGGCCATGTAGTGAGCGAGCTGGTCAGGAATCGCCTTCCTCTGATTTTGCTCAACCAAAGAGTCGTCGTCAACGAAAGTTCTGCCGTGAAAATGGAAAACATTGAATTCAAATTGGTACCGCCTAATTTTGATATGGATCCTAAGATTTGGAACGAAGTGATCACCAGTTCGTTTGAAGTTATGGACGCCGAGCTTGAGATTCCGCATAAATTTGACTTCTCTTGTAGTGGAACCACCGCCGTCGTCGCCATTGCACAG GGAGAAGATCTCATCGTAGCGAATTTGGGGGATTCAAGGGCAATTTTGGGGACGATTACAGAGAACAATAGCGGAATAGAAAGTGTTCAATTGACCACTGAACATAAGCCTAGCGTAACGA GAGAGGCAGAGCGAATAAGGAGTTGCAATGGAAGAGTTCTAGGGCTGAAGAAGGAACCAGAGAGCAAGCGAGTATGGCTGCCGAACGAGTACATTCCTGGGCTAGCCATGTCTCGTGCTTTGGGGGATTTTGTGCTCAAAGGCCACGGCGTCATCTCCGTCCCTGATGTCTCCTACCGTCGACTCACTCCCAGTGACCAATTCATCGTTCTTGCTACTGATGGG GTTTGGGATATGTTGAGTAATGATGAAGTTGCGAAGGTTGCTTGGGAAGCCAAGAATGAGGAGGCGGCGGCAAAAGCGGTGGTTAAGGCGGCCAGGGCGGCGTGGAAAAGGAGGTCACGTGCTCCCAAAATAGATGATTGTACTGTGGTTTGTCTCTTCTTTCACAAGAAACGGTTCAATAGTGTATTATAG
- the LOC133804570 gene encoding uncharacterized protein LOC133804570 → MEGVESILDTLNEEDDIFEDDVEMVDVEEGELVDQNSHNQTGQSNETNQDSQSKTRRRRANKKKNKRKRTGAAPNVTDINRFVLDACRRLKEKKSYMVYTAVGCLGVSALCDLIKEVEAVQACGGQMTSDGRRYRTGGGILWSILKTREPKAYKEIMNKAKEFEKQFKRPKLNMTQETEQGKGNSSQSIADDSSNKTTTSDVSDGLQVLLEVKNQSEPTNDEKKTMSVHERLRVPVSYDDDLLGVGGDPKDDTT, encoded by the exons ATGGAAGGAGTTGAAAGCATATTGGATACCCTTAATGAGGAAGATGATATATTCGAAGATGACGTTGAAATGGTTGATGTGGAAGAAGGTGAACTAGTCGACCAAAATTCACACAATCAGACGGGTCAATCCAATGAAACCAACCAAGATTCTCAGAGTAAAACGCGGAGGCGGAGGGCCAACAAGAAGAAGAATAAGCGAAAGAGGACTGGTGCAGCTCCTAATGTCACAGATATAAACAG ATTTGTGTTAGATGCATGTAGGCGTTTGAAAGAGAAGAAATCATACATGGTTTATACGGCAGTTGGATGTCTTGGGGTCTCTGCATTATGTGATCTCATCAAGGAG GTGGAAGCAGTCCAGGCTTGTGGAGGTCAGATGACTTCTGATGGCAGACGATATCGAACAGGTGGTGGCATATTATGGAGCATCCTTAAAACGCGAGAACCAAAAGCCTACAAAGAGATAATGAATAAAGCAAAGGAATTTGAG AAGCAATTCAAGCGACCAAAACTAAATATGACACAAGAAACAGAGCAAGGGAAAGGTAACTCATCTCAAAGCATTGCCGATGACTCCTCGAACAAGACAACAACATCTGATGTTTCGGATGGCTTGCAAGTCTTGTTGGAAGTGAAGAATCAAAGTGAGCCCACAAATGATGAGAAAAAAACAATGTCTGTCCATGAGAGGTTGAGGGTACCTGTTTCTTATGATGATGATCTACTTGGAGTTGGAGGTGATCCTAAAGATGATACAACTTGA